From the Anaeromyxobacter dehalogenans 2CP-1 genome, the window AGGGCCCGGTCGCCCCCGGCGCGCGCCAGCTGCGCGCGCAGCGCGCCGAGCAGCCCCACGGTGATCGAGTTCCGGCGCGAGGCGCCGTCGATCGTCCAGACCTCGACCGCGTCTCTGCGCTCCACCCGGAGATCCATGTCAGCCTCCTGCCGGCGCCGCCCGCGCCAGCTCCGCCTGGAGCGCCTTGCCCGGCAAGGTCCGCCCCACCAGCCGCTGCGCCAGCGCGCCGGCGGCCACCAGCTTCCGGAAGTCCACTCCGGTCTCGAGCCCCATCCCGTCGAGCATGTAGACGAGGTCCTCGGTGGCGAGGTTCCCGGAGGCGCCCGGCGCGTACGGGCAGCCGCCCAGGCCGCCGATCGACGCGTCGAACGTCGTGACGCCCTCCTCCAGGCCGGCCAGCACGTTCGCGAGCGCGGTGCCGCGGGTGTCGTGCATGTGCAGCGCGATCTGCTCCGGCCGGGCGCGCGCGCGCAGCAGCCCGAGGATGCGCCGGGTCTGGTTGGGCGTCCCCACGCCGATGGTGTCGCCGAGCGACACCTGGTGGCAGCCGAGCGCGAGCAGCCGCTCGACGATCTCGGCGGCGCGGCCCGGGTCGACCGGGCCCTCGTACGGACAGCCCCACACCGTGGAGACGTACCCGCGCACGCGGAGCCCGCGGGCGAGCGCCGCGGGCACGAGCGCCTCCAGCTCGCCCAGCGTCTCCGCCACCGTTCGGTTCAGGTTCTTGCGGTTGTGCGTCTCGGAGGCCGAGAGGAACACCGCGGCCTCCACCGGCGGATGTCCCTCTCCCGCCCGCGCCAGCGCGACGGCGAGCCGGTCCAGCCCCTTCGCGTTCGGCACCAGCACCACGTACGAGGTCCCGTCCACCGCCGGGAGCGCCGCGGTCACCTCGGCGGCGTCGGCGAGCTGCGGGATCCAGCGCGGCGACACGAAGCTCGAGGCCTCGATGCGCCGCAGGCCCGCGGCCGCGAGCGCCCCGATGAGCGCCAGCTTGTCCGCGGTCGGGACGGTGCGCGCCTCGTTCTGGAGCCCGTCCCGCGGGCCGACCTCGTACACCGTCACCCGGTGGGCCATGTGGCGGATATTAAGGCCCAGGTCCGGGCCGGACCGGTGATCCCGCGTGGGTCCGCGCGGGGCGATGACGGCGCCGGCGCCCCGGGTTAACTCCCCTCCCCGGACCCAACGACCCCACGAGAGGTGAACATGATCCGGTTCCTGCGTCTCACCGTGCTCGCCGCGGCGGCCCTCGCCGCCGGCGCCGGCGCCCGCGCCGAGGACGCGCCGTACCGCGAGGCCTCGGTGGACGAGGTGGCGAGGCTCCTCGGCACGCCGGGCGCGCGCGTCTTCGACGCGAACGGCCCGGAGACCTACGCGAAGGCCCACCTGCCCGGGGCCACGCTCGTCGCGTACCGCACGTACGAGGCCCGCGAGCTGCCGGCGGACAAGGACGCGCCGCTCGTCTTCTACTGCAAGAACACGCGTTGAAGCGCGAGCCACGAGGCCGCCCGGCGGGCGGCCAGCTTCGGGCACCGCAACGTGTACGTGATGCCGGCCGGCATCGACGGCTGGGTGGCCGCCGGCAGGCCGGTGGAGGAGGGACCGCCGGGGCGGTGAAGGCCGAGGCCTCCGGGTGCGCCTACGGGAGGACCTGGAGGCCGCCGGCCGGCTTCTCGGCCTCGCCGTTCGCCGCCGCGTCCTGCGCGGCGGCCGCCTCGGCGAGGTGGCCGTGGATCTTCATCGAGCAGAACTTCGGCCCGCACATCGAGCAGAACTCCGCCGACTTGAACGCCTCGTGCGGCAGCGTCTCGTCGTGCTTCGCGCGCGCGGTGTCCGGGTCGAGCGACAGCTCGAACTGCTTGTTCCAGTCGAACGCGTAGCGGGCGCGGGAGAGCGCGTCGTCGCGGTCGCGGGCGCCCGGCCGGTGGCGCGCCACGTCGGCCGCGTGCGCCGCGATCTTGTAGGCGACGATGCCCTCGCGGACGTCGTCGATGTCCGGCAGCCCGAGGTGCTCGGCGGGCGTGACGTAGCAGAGCATGGCCGCGCCGTGCTGCGCCGCCACCGCCGCGCCGATGGCGCTCGTGATGTGGTCGTAGCCGGGGGCGATGTCGGTGACGAGCGGCCCGAGCACGTAGAACGGGGCCTCGCTGCAGAGCTCCCGCTCCTTCTCCATGTTCATGGGGATCTGGTCGAGCGGGACGTGGCCCGGGCCCTCGACCATCACCTGCACGCCGTGCTCCCACGCCTTGCGCGTCAGGTCGCCGAGCGCCTTCAGCTCCGCGAACTGCGCCGCATCGGACGCGTCGGCGAGGCACCCGGGGCGCAGGCCGTCGCCGAGCGAGAAGGTGACGTCGTAGCGCTTGAAGAT encodes:
- a CDS encoding hydroxymethylglutaryl-CoA lyase, whose translation is MAHRVTVYEVGPRDGLQNEARTVPTADKLALIGALAAAGLRRIEASSFVSPRWIPQLADAAEVTAALPAVDGTSYVVLVPNAKGLDRLAVALARAGEGHPPVEAAVFLSASETHNRKNLNRTVAETLGELEALVPAALARGLRVRGYVSTVWGCPYEGPVDPGRAAEIVERLLALGCHQVSLGDTIGVGTPNQTRRILGLLRARARPEQIALHMHDTRGTALANVLAGLEEGVTTFDASIGGLGGCPYAPGASGNLATEDLVYMLDGMGLETGVDFRKLVAAGALAQRLVGRTLPGKALQAELARAAPAGG
- a CDS encoding rhodanese-like domain-containing protein is translated as MIRFLRLTVLAAAALAAGAGARAEDAPYREASVDEVARLLGTPGARVFDANGPETYAKAHLPGATLVAYRTYEARELPADKDAPLVFYCKNTR
- the thiC gene encoding phosphomethylpyrimidine synthase ThiC, with translation MRADWIAKRRGQANVSQMHYARSGVVTEEMAFVAARERLEPELVRAEVARGRMVIPANVRHPELEPLAIGITACCKINANIGNSAVTSNIDEELAKLRVCLKYGADTVMDLSTGGDIPQIREAILRASPIPVGTVPIYECLAHVKDVADLTPELMLEIIEAQAAQGVDYMTIHAGVLRDFIPLAAHRITGIVSRGGALMAQWMLANKAENPFFTHFEQICEIFKRYDVTFSLGDGLRPGCLADASDAAQFAELKALGDLTRKAWEHGVQVMVEGPGHVPLDQIPMNMEKERELCSEAPFYVLGPLVTDIAPGYDHITSAIGAAVAAQHGAAMLCYVTPAEHLGLPDIDDVREGIVAYKIAAHAADVARHRPGARDRDDALSRARYAFDWNKQFELSLDPDTARAKHDETLPHEAFKSAEFCSMCGPKFCSMKIHGHLAEAAAAQDAAANGEAEKPAGGLQVLP